Proteins co-encoded in one Candidatus Bathyarchaeia archaeon genomic window:
- a CDS encoding Coenzyme F420 hydrogenase/dehydrogenase, beta subunit C-terminal domain produces the protein MSGQTAPKTATPLLAPQTTPLKSTVEGEGWKARPIKLKIFGNLIQEVVNKNLCMYCGACIASCPIDILFHSEKEEPVMRGTCAACQVCYYSCPRVELPLAEIEQQVFGRSRNAEEAILGIHVGSYSVKSKDPDVVKRAQDGGAVTSLLLYALDRKIIDYAVNSGLTSGKPWRPEPQIARTKEDLLNHAGSRYTPGGQVGGLAEVAIPNRSIVNFQEERIALVGLPCELQGNWRMGTHWIAAPKLVRNLVFTIGLFCSKVFDYQKMMVDYVQGKRGIDLNNVTKVNIKRNRLLVYTGDKLAIDEPVEAVAAAAREECNVCVDYSAELADIAVGAIGSAPGWSTVITRSPRGDEILRGAVEAGYLDMKPLDPIGKGIKFLEKLCEKKRLRDPSAYLRHETAFPKPEPTLTPLEIPH, from the coding sequence TTGTCAGGACAAACTGCCCCGAAAACTGCGACGCCATTACTGGCTCCACAGACTACGCCGTTAAAATCCACCGTTGAGGGTGAGGGCTGGAAGGCACGGCCGATCAAGCTCAAGATTTTCGGCAATCTCATCCAGGAGGTTGTGAACAAGAACCTCTGCATGTACTGTGGCGCTTGCATCGCTTCCTGTCCGATCGACATTCTCTTTCACAGCGAAAAAGAAGAGCCAGTTATGCGAGGCACCTGTGCTGCCTGCCAAGTCTGCTACTACAGCTGCCCGAGGGTCGAGTTGCCCCTAGCGGAGATCGAGCAACAGGTCTTCGGACGATCGAGAAATGCTGAAGAGGCGATTCTCGGAATCCACGTTGGATCATACTCGGTCAAATCGAAAGACCCCGATGTTGTCAAGCGCGCCCAGGACGGTGGTGCCGTAACCTCGCTTCTCCTATACGCGCTTGATCGGAAGATAATCGACTATGCCGTCAACTCCGGCCTCACCTCAGGAAAGCCTTGGCGGCCAGAGCCACAGATCGCGCGCACAAAGGAGGATTTGTTGAACCACGCTGGTTCCAGATACACTCCAGGAGGCCAGGTAGGGGGGCTGGCAGAGGTGGCGATTCCCAACCGGTCGATTGTCAACTTCCAGGAGGAACGTATCGCTCTCGTCGGCTTGCCGTGCGAACTTCAGGGAAATTGGCGCATGGGCACTCACTGGATAGCAGCACCGAAACTTGTGAGAAATCTTGTTTTCACGATCGGTCTCTTTTGCTCTAAGGTGTTTGATTATCAGAAGATGATGGTCGACTATGTCCAGGGCAAGCGAGGAATAGACCTCAACAACGTTACGAAAGTCAACATCAAACGGAACAGGTTGCTAGTGTACACCGGCGACAAGCTAGCCATCGACGAACCAGTTGAGGCTGTCGCCGCCGCAGCGCGGGAAGAATGCAACGTCTGTGTTGACTACTCTGCTGAGCTGGCTGACATTGCAGTGGGTGCGATAGGGTCCGCGCCTGGGTGGAGCACCGTGATTACTAGAAGCCCGAGGGGAGATGAGATACTGAGAGGCGCGGTTGAAGCAGGGTACCTGGACATGAAACCACTCGATCCGATTGGGAAAGGGATAAAGTTCCTCGAGAAACTATGCGAGAAGAAACGGTTGAGGGACCCGTCTGCATATCTGCGTCACGAAACCGCTTTCCCCAAGCCAGAACCAACCTTGACGCCGCTGGAGATTCCCCACTAG
- a CDS encoding LAGLIDADG family homing endonuclease — translation MSPISQVRPGDWVLTHTGRYRRVREVLTRNYSGKFYSIKPLGTPFPLKVTQDHPLLVSSRSITKKGRLEKRPRAPVWKTPLELKRGDYLTMPVAKESRDIEVYEKEVILGQPSTGKRLKIRLSLRTEPDLFRLIGYYLAEGYVSKRTVGFSFGEHEREYIADSARLLEKYFGKETKRSTIHNSTHVLLHSVVALQFFEGFGHGAENKKLPDWVMFAPTEKQRELVRGAWRGDGYLHSPTEGNRSTFFEYTTISRTLAFQLQQLLLRIGIVGQIALANHANKRPNYVVTVRGRFVPAMADLMEITFEDKRVKTFSRFEIDTDFVYAPIEKISSVEVRDEPVVNLSVEGDESYVAGNVTAHNCTDYCPEFALEETVEYDIAEYTRDRLVWSPERLAKQPVKKADKYVFSVDTVGGASQVPVEKD, via the coding sequence GTGTCGCCGATAAGCCAGGTACGGCCTGGCGACTGGGTCTTGACTCACACCGGGCGTTACCGCCGAGTCCGCGAGGTCCTCACCCGAAACTACTCGGGAAAGTTCTACAGCATCAAACCATTGGGAACACCTTTCCCTCTCAAGGTGACGCAGGATCATCCCCTTCTAGTGTCTTCCAGAAGCATCACCAAGAAGGGAAGACTTGAGAAGAGACCACGCGCTCCAGTTTGGAAGACACCCCTTGAACTGAAACGGGGCGACTACCTGACGATGCCGGTCGCCAAGGAGAGTCGGGATATAGAGGTTTACGAAAAGGAAGTCATACTCGGGCAACCCAGCACAGGAAAACGCCTCAAAATTAGGCTGAGCCTGAGAACGGAGCCCGATCTTTTTAGGCTGATCGGGTACTATCTTGCAGAAGGCTACGTTTCAAAGAGAACTGTCGGGTTCTCATTCGGAGAACATGAAAGAGAGTACATTGCCGACTCAGCACGACTCCTCGAGAAATATTTTGGCAAGGAAACCAAGAGATCAACCATACACAATTCGACCCACGTCCTTCTCCACTCTGTAGTCGCCCTTCAGTTCTTCGAGGGTTTTGGCCATGGCGCGGAAAACAAGAAACTTCCGGATTGGGTCATGTTTGCACCGACCGAGAAGCAGCGAGAACTCGTACGTGGTGCATGGAGAGGTGACGGCTACCTTCACAGCCCAACAGAGGGCAATCGTTCGACTTTCTTCGAGTACACAACAATCTCTAGGACACTCGCCTTCCAGCTGCAACAACTCCTCCTTAGGATCGGTATCGTTGGCCAGATCGCACTTGCCAACCATGCTAATAAGAGACCAAACTACGTGGTGACCGTTAGAGGCCGTTTCGTTCCAGCAATGGCGGACCTAATGGAGATAACATTTGAGGACAAAAGGGTCAAGACGTTTTCCCGTTTCGAAATCGACACAGATTTTGTCTACGCACCGATCGAGAAAATATCCTCAGTTGAAGTTCGTGATGAACCCGTTGTGAATCTGTCGGTTGAAGGAGACGAGTCTTATGTGGCGGGAAACGTAACAGCCCACAATTGTACGGATTATTGTCCAGAGTTTGCATTAGAGGAGACGGTTGAGTATGATATTGCTGAGTATACCCGGGATCGGCTTGTATGGAGTCCTGAGAGACTAGCCAAGCAGCCGGTAAAGAAAGCTGACAAATACGTTTTCAGCGTTGACACCGTCGGAGGCGCGTCGCAGGTGCCTGTGGAGAAGGATTAG
- a CDS encoding transcription elongation factor 1 family protein, with the protein MGRRRRRVVRIVKKKLPTVFTCPRCGEEAVRVTIDKQTGHATVLCALCQLKDDFPAHPAAQTIDVYSYFTDRFYGVKDPRAIIPREREHVTAPTDEPEEPSLETSGNSTAIEVVPQTPLAELPTSTVPESSPTELEETGSSPVLSHEETGPEAIESSADENPEPAEAEEKTEAEEESEPFADILQENKDKKRYSPNPLPPQASEEA; encoded by the coding sequence TTGGGGAGAAGAAGACGCAGAGTAGTTAGAATCGTCAAGAAGAAACTCCCCACGGTCTTCACCTGCCCTCGATGCGGTGAAGAAGCTGTCAGGGTAACAATCGACAAGCAAACTGGTCACGCTACTGTTCTCTGCGCCTTATGCCAGCTCAAAGACGACTTTCCAGCCCATCCAGCCGCCCAGACGATAGACGTCTATTCATACTTCACAGACCGTTTCTACGGGGTCAAGGATCCAAGAGCCATAATCCCTCGTGAAAGAGAGCATGTTACGGCACCAACTGACGAGCCTGAAGAACCGTCCCTTGAGACCTCAGGTAACTCCACCGCGATCGAAGTGGTCCCACAGACCCCTCTAGCAGAGCTTCCGACAAGCACGGTTCCCGAATCTTCTCCGACCGAACTCGAGGAAACAGGTTCATCGCCAGTCCTGTCCCACGAGGAGACTGGTCCCGAAGCGATCGAGTCATCGGCTGATGAGAACCCGGAACCCGCCGAAGCTGAAGAGAAGACCGAAGCGGAAGAAGAAAGTGAGCCGTTCGCGGACATTCTGCAAGAAAACAAGGACAAGAAGCGATATAGCCCCAATCCACTGCCACCCCAAGCCTCCGAAGAAGCTTAG
- the serS gene encoding serine--tRNA ligase, translating into MLDIKLVRDTPEIVKESLRKRGLPDKLGQVDLLLKLDAEWRRLQAETDQLRKKRNEITAAIAEARKKKQDATALMKEAEAIPEKVDSLESRIGEEREKIENILLNLPNIPHESVPVGKDEDDNVEVRKWGTIPKFDFKILDHIDLGLKLGLIDIEKAGRVAGARFYYLKGDLVRLNYALIRYGLDFVAKKGFQLYQPPYFLRRNVIAGAVALSDFEDVIYKVEGEDLYLIPTAEHALLALHNDDIIGQPSLPLRYAGISPCFRKEAGAHGRDTKGIFRVHQFEKVEMFLFSTPEDSWKLHEGLLHNVEEFFQSLKIPHRIVNVCTGDLGTVAAKKYDLEAWLPGQGKYREMASCSNCTSYQAVRSKVRYREKPSLPTKYVHTLNSTLVATERAIVAIMENNQTRDGTIEIPHVLQDYMNGQREIPQHR; encoded by the coding sequence TTGCTCGACATCAAGCTCGTGAGGGACACCCCCGAGATAGTCAAGGAGAGCCTGCGAAAAAGAGGCCTGCCGGACAAGCTCGGTCAGGTTGACCTTCTGCTGAAACTTGATGCTGAATGGCGGCGGCTCCAGGCAGAAACTGATCAGCTGAGAAAAAAAAGAAACGAGATCACCGCGGCAATCGCGGAAGCGAGAAAGAAGAAGCAAGACGCAACGGCGTTGATGAAGGAGGCTGAGGCGATCCCGGAGAAGGTCGACAGCCTTGAGTCAAGAATCGGTGAGGAAAGAGAGAAGATCGAGAATATTCTGCTCAACCTTCCCAACATTCCCCACGAAAGTGTACCGGTTGGAAAGGATGAAGATGATAATGTCGAGGTCAGAAAATGGGGCACGATTCCAAAATTCGATTTCAAGATCCTCGATCATATCGATCTAGGACTCAAACTCGGGCTCATCGACATTGAGAAGGCCGGGCGTGTTGCAGGAGCACGATTCTATTATCTGAAAGGGGACCTTGTTCGGCTAAACTATGCGCTCATTCGCTACGGGCTTGATTTTGTTGCAAAGAAAGGCTTCCAACTGTACCAGCCCCCATACTTCCTCCGGCGAAACGTGATAGCCGGGGCGGTTGCGCTCAGCGACTTTGAAGACGTGATCTATAAAGTCGAGGGAGAAGACCTCTATCTAATTCCGACCGCCGAACACGCTCTCCTAGCACTTCACAATGACGATATTATCGGTCAACCGAGCCTGCCGTTGCGCTATGCAGGGATCAGTCCCTGCTTTCGGAAAGAGGCTGGAGCGCACGGGAGGGATACCAAGGGGATATTTCGTGTCCATCAGTTCGAGAAGGTTGAGATGTTCCTCTTCTCAACTCCTGAGGATTCTTGGAAGCTTCACGAGGGACTGTTGCATAACGTGGAAGAGTTCTTTCAAAGCTTGAAGATCCCGCACAGGATCGTCAATGTGTGCACGGGGGACCTTGGGACGGTCGCGGCGAAGAAGTACGATTTGGAGGCGTGGCTGCCTGGGCAGGGAAAGTATCGCGAGATGGCCTCGTGCAGCAACTGCACGTCTTACCAAGCGGTCAGGTCAAAGGTCCGGTACAGAGAGAAGCCCAGCCTTCCTACCAAGTACGTGCACACTTTGAACAGTACACTTGTGGCTACTGAACGCGCTATTGTGGCAATAATGGAGAACAACCAGACGCGTGATGGAACGATCGAGATACCGCATGTTCTGCAAGATTACATGAATGGGCAACGAGAGATTCCACAACACCGTTAA
- a CDS encoding helix-turn-helix domain-containing protein translates to MPVPGSLKRQQIDKNEIAQLLERHFNLPSIETLAYLRMLERSSLGVDELAETLALSKDDTRSLLQTMISRGLIIHAPGSKDAFSALHPRMTMTNIFKIYEKDLVQSLRDRRATVDRVVNLLTPIYEDRKPA, encoded by the coding sequence ATGCCCGTTCCGGGCTCTCTCAAGCGCCAGCAAATCGACAAGAACGAGATTGCTCAGCTTCTCGAACGCCATTTCAATCTCCCTTCTATAGAAACACTGGCATACCTTCGAATGCTTGAAAGAAGCAGCCTCGGGGTAGATGAGCTCGCCGAAACCCTTGCCCTATCGAAGGATGACACGAGGTCCCTCCTTCAGACAATGATTTCTAGAGGTCTCATCATACATGCGCCTGGGTCGAAGGACGCATTCAGCGCACTTCATCCAAGGATGACCATGACCAACATCTTCAAGATCTACGAGAAAGATCTTGTACAATCCCTTAGGGACCGGAGGGCTACAGTAGATAGAGTTGTCAATCTCCTGACACCTATCTACGAGGATAGGAAACCCGCTTAG
- a CDS encoding S9 family peptidase produces the protein MSSDRPRYGFDRYSSVRIAYGPSLAPDGKKASFISDVTGVPQAWTLDLSTGQIDQLTLFNERVSAATFSPTGKTLAFSMDPGGGERHQVWNLDMENLATRKLTIGDEWIRVFGSFSPDGESICYSSNERDEKFFDIYTVAIATGEKNLVYQNDTTNYPLDWVDKDRILFTRANTNLDNDLYLLWPETDETAHVTQHSGEASYDYAGHTKDMSTLYVLTNKDREFIQPATIDIGTGHIEFLIEENWDAIGGRISPDNKFLAYFRNVNGASRLHIYNFEKNHDSTIDGLPLGAYESPVVAGHNLMDWSPDSKYLVFSFQGPKHNLNLWLYDLEDRSLRQATFVPRGAIPQSSLVEPEGLRFPSFDDLLIPVWAYRPVNSRGPLPTVVFVHGGPESQETARFNIIIQYLVNRGFLVLAPNVRGSTGYGKKSVHLDDVGKRLDSVRDLEYLAKWAVGKGLAKKDRVGIVGGSYGGFMVLSALTEYPDIWAGGVDLVGIANFETFLENTARWRRHLREAEYGSLEKDRELFKRISPIHHVEKIRAPLMVIHGANDPRVPIGEAEQIVERLKKIGRHVEFLRFEDEGHGIAKIPNRVKAYTAIGDFLERTLLALEKQAPNG, from the coding sequence ATGTCATCAGACCGTCCACGATACGGGTTCGACCGATACTCCAGTGTTCGAATCGCCTATGGACCAAGCCTCGCGCCTGATGGCAAGAAAGCATCATTCATCAGCGATGTTACCGGCGTTCCCCAGGCCTGGACTCTCGATCTCTCGACAGGCCAGATAGATCAACTGACACTCTTCAACGAGCGGGTCTCCGCAGCTACTTTCTCACCGACCGGCAAGACCCTCGCCTTCTCGATGGACCCGGGAGGCGGTGAGAGACACCAGGTCTGGAATCTAGATATGGAGAATCTCGCGACCAGGAAATTGACCATTGGAGATGAATGGATCCGAGTCTTTGGCTCTTTCTCTCCCGATGGCGAATCAATATGCTATTCGTCAAACGAGAGAGATGAGAAATTCTTTGACATCTACACGGTCGCTATTGCAACTGGAGAAAAGAATCTGGTCTACCAAAACGACACAACTAACTATCCCTTGGACTGGGTGGACAAGGATCGAATACTCTTCACACGAGCAAACACTAACCTAGATAATGATCTCTACCTGCTCTGGCCTGAAACTGACGAAACAGCCCACGTAACCCAGCACTCGGGTGAAGCGAGCTATGACTACGCAGGCCACACCAAAGACATGAGCACGTTGTATGTTCTGACTAACAAAGATCGTGAATTCATTCAACCCGCCACAATCGATATTGGAACGGGGCACATCGAATTCCTCATCGAAGAGAACTGGGACGCAATAGGGGGTAGAATCTCCCCTGACAACAAATTCCTAGCCTACTTCCGAAACGTCAATGGGGCAAGTAGACTACACATTTACAACTTCGAAAAGAACCATGATTCTACTATAGATGGGTTACCTCTAGGCGCGTACGAGTCACCTGTTGTCGCGGGCCACAATCTAATGGATTGGAGCCCTGACTCCAAATATCTCGTATTCAGCTTCCAGGGACCAAAGCACAACCTGAACCTTTGGCTCTACGACCTCGAAGACCGTTCGCTTCGACAAGCAACGTTTGTCCCAAGGGGGGCGATTCCCCAATCAAGCCTCGTCGAGCCTGAAGGATTGAGATTTCCCAGCTTCGACGACCTGCTCATTCCCGTATGGGCCTACAGACCAGTGAATAGTCGAGGTCCCCTACCAACGGTTGTCTTTGTCCACGGAGGTCCAGAGAGCCAAGAAACCGCCAGGTTCAACATCATCATCCAATACCTCGTCAACCGTGGCTTCCTAGTCCTAGCCCCGAACGTGCGAGGCAGCACAGGCTACGGAAAGAAGAGCGTCCATCTCGATGATGTTGGGAAGCGTCTCGACTCGGTTCGGGACTTAGAATACCTAGCAAAGTGGGCGGTTGGGAAAGGTCTCGCCAAGAAAGACAGAGTAGGAATAGTGGGGGGTAGCTATGGCGGGTTCATGGTTCTATCGGCATTGACTGAGTACCCAGACATCTGGGCCGGAGGGGTAGACCTTGTTGGAATTGCGAATTTTGAGACGTTTCTTGAAAATACGGCGCGATGGAGACGGCATCTAAGAGAAGCAGAATACGGCAGCCTCGAAAAGGACAGGGAGCTGTTCAAACGAATCTCGCCTATTCACCATGTGGAGAAGATCCGAGCACCTCTAATGGTGATCCATGGAGCAAACGATCCTAGGGTCCCGATCGGAGAAGCTGAACAGATTGTCGAGAGATTGAAGAAGATTGGAAGGCATGTGGAATTCTTGAGATTCGAGGACGAGGGGCATGGAATCGCGAAGATCCCCAACCGGGTCAAGGCCTACACAGCGATCGGCGACTTTCTCGAACGGACACTACTAGCCCTGGAGAAACAGGCGCCTAACGGATAA
- a CDS encoding VOC family protein translates to MPGKVVHFELPADNVERAKTFYMKAFGWEINQYPGMQYHMVGTTPSNQQGMPTEPGAINGGMTKRQDPVKNTVITIDVPDIDASLKNIEKLGGKTVKKKEAVADMGFTAYFKDPEGNIVGLWQSARQM, encoded by the coding sequence ATGCCCGGTAAAGTTGTACACTTCGAGCTACCGGCCGACAACGTCGAACGTGCTAAGACTTTCTACATGAAAGCCTTCGGATGGGAGATCAACCAGTACCCAGGAATGCAGTACCACATGGTAGGCACCACACCATCAAACCAGCAGGGAATGCCCACGGAGCCCGGCGCCATCAACGGGGGAATGACCAAACGTCAAGACCCAGTCAAGAACACAGTCATAACCATAGACGTCCCTGACATCGACGCGTCGCTCAAGAACATCGAGAAGCTAGGCGGCAAGACAGTAAAAAAGAAAGAAGCAGTCGCGGACATGGGCTTCACAGCCTACTTCAAAGACCCCGAAGGAAACATTGTCGGACTCTGGCAAAGCGCCCGCCAAATGTAG
- a CDS encoding VIT1/CCC1 transporter family protein: MKTQPGERHKHIRARGYIGSSALGISDGLITNLAFLSGFTGFVSDIQLIRFAGIASMLAGAISMSFAGFLAQRSEYDLYHADAKREAGEIEQEPEEEKSELKNFYAAKGLSQDEAEKVVEKISANKQKFLEDILMHELHVHETRLENPIKMGGVIGLSYLAGALIPLAPFILLPTRNSSIIAAALVSPLFLFVVGVWKGRIVGRRLWRSGLETLVIGVAASVVLYIIGTAIGFF; encoded by the coding sequence TTGAAAACGCAGCCAGGCGAGAGACACAAGCACATCCGCGCTAGGGGCTATATCGGAAGCTCAGCTCTCGGCATATCTGACGGGCTAATCACAAATCTCGCGTTTCTGAGCGGATTCACAGGTTTCGTCTCCGACATTCAACTGATCCGATTCGCGGGAATCGCCTCAATGCTCGCCGGAGCAATCTCCATGTCTTTCGCAGGATTCCTGGCCCAAAGATCCGAGTACGATCTGTACCATGCAGACGCCAAGAGAGAGGCTGGAGAGATAGAGCAGGAGCCTGAAGAAGAGAAGAGCGAGTTGAAGAATTTCTACGCGGCCAAGGGTCTCAGCCAGGACGAGGCCGAAAAGGTAGTCGAGAAGATATCTGCGAACAAGCAAAAATTCCTTGAAGACATTCTGATGCATGAATTGCACGTGCACGAGACGAGGCTGGAGAACCCGATCAAGATGGGTGGAGTGATTGGGTTATCGTATCTTGCGGGCGCGCTGATACCCTTGGCTCCATTCATACTTCTTCCAACTAGAAACAGCTCGATCATTGCCGCCGCTCTCGTCTCACCTCTCTTCTTGTTTGTAGTGGGAGTCTGGAAGGGAAGAATTGTAGGAAGAAGACTTTGGAGGAGCGGGCTCGAAACCTTGGTCATAGGCGTCGCCGCATCGGTCGTCCTGTACATTATCGGAACAGCCATCGGTTTCTTCTAA
- a CDS encoding GNAT family N-acetyltransferase, protein MKRDFIVRELSLSTWPDFEKLAMKQGQCWCMYYHRPRPVRGKLSTAERGSMNKREKEVLVQQGQSHASLVYDGKTPIGWCQYGPKEELPRIDASRNYKKLGPRSGSKRLWRITCFFVDKEHRGQGVARTALRAALESIRKQGGGIVEAYPVVSENLSKVPEWMWFGSPSMFRRERFKQVAQLGKSYQLMRRTILPG, encoded by the coding sequence TTGAAACGAGATTTCATTGTAAGAGAACTGTCGTTATCTACTTGGCCGGATTTCGAGAAGCTTGCGATGAAGCAGGGTCAGTGCTGGTGCATGTACTATCACAGGCCACGCCCCGTTCGTGGAAAATTGTCGACAGCGGAGAGAGGAAGTATGAACAAGAGAGAGAAAGAGGTGCTCGTCCAGCAAGGTCAGTCCCATGCTTCATTAGTGTACGATGGAAAGACACCTATCGGCTGGTGCCAGTACGGACCAAAGGAGGAACTTCCAAGAATCGATGCTAGCCGCAACTACAAGAAACTGGGACCTCGTTCTGGGAGCAAGAGGCTATGGCGGATAACCTGCTTCTTCGTCGACAAAGAACACAGGGGTCAAGGAGTCGCACGAACGGCGTTGAGAGCGGCCTTAGAATCGATCAGGAAACAGGGCGGCGGAATCGTGGAAGCATATCCTGTCGTCTCTGAGAACTTGTCAAAGGTTCCGGAGTGGATGTGGTTTGGATCGCCAAGCATGTTCCGAAGAGAACGGTTCAAACAGGTTGCTCAGCTCGGAAAGAGCTACCAACTAATGCGTAGGACAATTCTGCCAGGCTGA
- a CDS encoding pyridoxamine 5'-phosphate oxidase family protein, which yields MANTNSSRNSRHAGRPYMPGYDMMFRKDRGPLSWKWVVDHFSKAHNYYLSTTRPDGGPHAMPVWGVLLGRAFFFSTGRRSRKSRNLSLNPRCVVCPENAEQAVIFEGTAREIREKSLRTRFLAVYKKKYGYDMKDSKDPIYEVQPKAIFGISETGGANPTRWRFDG from the coding sequence TTGGCGAACACGAATAGTTCGAGAAATTCTCGCCATGCCGGGCGGCCTTACATGCCCGGTTATGACATGATGTTCCGGAAAGACCGGGGTCCCTTATCGTGGAAATGGGTAGTTGATCACTTTTCGAAGGCACACAACTACTATCTCTCCACTACCCGTCCGGATGGTGGACCGCATGCTATGCCTGTTTGGGGAGTCCTCCTTGGTCGCGCGTTCTTTTTCAGTACTGGCCGTCGATCACGAAAATCCAGGAACCTGTCTCTGAATCCTCGTTGCGTGGTTTGTCCCGAAAACGCAGAGCAGGCAGTTATCTTTGAAGGTACTGCGAGAGAGATTCGCGAGAAATCGTTGCGCACCCGATTTCTAGCTGTCTACAAGAAAAAGTACGGTTATGACATGAAAGACAGCAAAGACCCGATTTACGAGGTACAACCAAAAGCCATTTTCGGAATCTCAGAAACAGGTGGAGCAAATCCAACTCGCTGGCGGTTCGATGGTTGA
- a CDS encoding radical SAM protein yields MMVLLEIELPAELQPPQKQIGQFIRRTQSICPECNRILPSTVFEREGKVFMTKTCPEHGETEELYFGSYDMYQKFATYWSDGKGTHAPNVPIESCACPANCGLCSNHLSHTGLANIIVTNRCDLTCWYCFFYVKKGLEGAYVYEPSIDQVREMVRALKAERPVPGNSLQITGGEPTLRPELPEIVKIIKEEGVDHIQLNTNGINLALNPNLAHILRDNGLSNLYMSFDGVSPKTNPKNHWEAPYTIESCRKANLGVVLVPTVIKSINDHELGGILRFAQRNIDIVRAISYQPVSLTGRMKKQEREKYRITIPDCIERIEEQTNGEIPRDAWFPVPSCSPVTHFVEAFTKRPQYELSIHFACGAGTYVFEDKDTKKMVPITSFVDLKGLFEYLDEKTDELNSGTNKYLVAAKFITKLNSFIEKDKQPAGLNLSKLLVGALLKHDYSSVGQFHVRSMFLGMMHFQDKYNQDEERLQRCDIHYLTPDMRIIPFCSFNVIPEWYRDRIQKKYGVSVEEWEKKTGEKLESRLYRGQLRRGKHADGCGCSAVHIEPITGT; encoded by the coding sequence ATGATGGTACTGTTAGAAATCGAACTACCGGCGGAACTACAGCCGCCACAGAAGCAAATAGGACAATTCATTCGCCGAACCCAGAGCATCTGCCCAGAATGCAACCGCATTCTCCCAAGCACCGTCTTCGAGCGGGAAGGCAAGGTCTTCATGACCAAGACCTGCCCAGAACACGGTGAGACAGAAGAGCTCTACTTCGGCTCATACGACATGTATCAGAAATTCGCGACCTACTGGTCTGACGGCAAGGGAACTCACGCACCGAACGTCCCGATCGAGAGTTGCGCATGCCCTGCAAACTGTGGCTTGTGCTCCAACCACCTCAGCCACACAGGCCTCGCGAACATCATCGTCACCAACCGCTGCGATTTGACATGCTGGTACTGCTTCTTCTACGTCAAGAAAGGACTCGAAGGAGCCTACGTCTACGAGCCCAGTATCGACCAGGTCAGGGAAATGGTCCGAGCCCTCAAAGCCGAGAGGCCAGTACCAGGAAACTCGCTCCAGATCACCGGTGGAGAGCCGACCCTACGACCGGAGCTTCCGGAGATCGTCAAGATCATCAAAGAGGAAGGAGTAGACCACATCCAGCTCAACACCAACGGCATCAACCTCGCACTCAACCCCAACCTAGCCCACATACTACGCGATAACGGTCTCAGTAACCTCTACATGAGCTTCGACGGAGTCAGCCCCAAGACCAACCCCAAGAACCACTGGGAAGCACCATACACAATAGAGAGCTGCCGAAAGGCCAACCTCGGCGTCGTACTCGTCCCGACAGTCATCAAGTCGATTAACGATCACGAGCTAGGCGGAATACTCCGATTCGCCCAAAGAAACATCGACATCGTCCGAGCGATCAGCTACCAGCCAGTCTCCCTCACAGGACGAATGAAGAAGCAAGAGAGAGAGAAATACCGAATCACAATACCAGACTGCATCGAGAGAATCGAGGAGCAGACCAACGGAGAAATTCCAAGAGACGCATGGTTCCCAGTCCCAAGTTGCTCACCAGTAACACACTTCGTAGAAGCCTTCACCAAGAGACCTCAATACGAGCTATCGATACACTTCGCGTGCGGCGCCGGAACATACGTGTTCGAGGACAAAGACACCAAGAAGATGGTCCCCATCACATCGTTCGTGGACCTCAAAGGACTGTTCGAGTACCTAGACGAGAAGACTGACGAGCTCAACTCAGGCACCAACAAGTATCTAGTAGCCGCGAAATTCATCACCAAACTCAACAGCTTCATCGAGAAAGACAAGCAACCAGCAGGACTTAACCTGAGCAAGTTGCTCGTTGGAGCCTTGCTCAAACACGACTACAGCTCAGTGGGACAGTTCCATGTCCGGAGCATGTTCCTGGGCATGATGCACTTCCAAGACAAGTACAACCAAGACGAGGAACGACTACAACGCTGCGACATACACTACCTTACACCGGACATGAGGATCATTCCGTTCTGCAGCTTCAACGTCATCCCCGAATGGTACCGTGACAGGATTCAGAAGAAGTACGGTGTCAGCGTAGAGGAGTGGGAGAAGAAGACTGGCGAGAAGCTCGAATCACGCCTCTACCGTGGACAGCTACGACGCGGAAAGCACGCCGACGGCTGCGGCTGCAGCGCAGTACACATCGAACCGATAACCGGCACCTAG